GCTGGCGGGTGAAGAGCTCGACGAGACCGGCCTGCTGCTCGACTTCAAGCTGCTCAAGCAGGTGCTTCGCCCCACGGTCGATTACCTCGATCACCAGATGATCAACGATCTGGAGCCGTTCACTACGCTCAATCCTTCGGCGGAAAATCTCGCGCGCTACTTCTTCGACAAGGTGGCCGATGAGGTGCTCCGCGTCAGCGAAGGTCGTGTGCGTGTGAAGGACTGCACGGTCTTCGAGAC
The nucleotide sequence above comes from Granulicella cerasi. Encoded proteins:
- the queD gene encoding 6-carboxytetrahydropterin synthase QueD, which codes for MYEVTVEAHFSSGHYLRNYYGKCENPHGHNYRVLVTLAGEELDETGLLLDFKLLKQVLRPTVDYLDHQMINDLEPFTTLNPSAENLARYFFDKVADEVLRVSEGRVRVKDCTVFETNTSYARYSA